The following coding sequences lie in one Cloeon dipterum chromosome 1, ieCloDipt1.1, whole genome shotgun sequence genomic window:
- the GAPcenA gene encoding rab GTPase-activating protein 1-like isoform X1, whose product MDQDRSSVKSNDSGGGFEFVQSSREDQPELKIANNGDLEELKLSLSEVLKEERTMEEQGKRVGASKFYIASPQEGKESDIVFETPTFDGHDDGAVFNQISYLGAANINAPKSEAEIHRNMAILNREQGQDQCIRVSVKIPSCSSENTMICYRSAGSVVLIDAATMQIITSYEVQRILFYAHGIADSDEAACFAFTWSHGNSQESAIFQCHVFRCDIPEAVRQVSACFAKAFMRSPPKPQPSLMCDESQGDLKPSSLQSPVSTMSELFIFELTMDIKEEDSKGGYYVVPKDRSQFKLRANTEKQLCFSVHQVSSVHQRILHIERCFGVLVCPGRNVRHADMRLLEMLSMGNDPGSNKYIITGQWDSSDPALESLNLVEEPSSANKSYVTVAIDLVIRGIQEPVRLQLETKVKVYPKNERFWNLSKRQLVQQFYLNLKELAASDTNEPQFEVISVDTSGEIDRTNKSLGITLSGLMSLQLVDPILSPKEEKEDDFRDDELSGIKDYNDEPMLSGTGNVSKDCSAALLEQWSEALTKWTQTGTRPKQLTHLVYQGIPDALRAEIWQRLAGHSEDVMDKYRVLITKESSCESVIQRDINRTFPAHDFFKKAGGLGQDSLFRLSKAYAVYDEEVGYCQGLSFLAAALLLHMPEEQAFCVLVQIMYHYKLRDLFKDGFENLNMRLYQLGRLLEDQVQDLWQHFQEKGVEEHMYGSQWFLTLFTAKFPLHLVFHILDVFLLLGTDTLFLVALALLTSSKKDLLQLDFEGVLKYFRVNLPKKYRTPKASAQLMKKACSLNVKKLHKYEKEYLTLKNAQDKADLYGNEFERLKNELQFSEEDRERLRTEVTQVKEMIQREVQRANDERQRNEVIISDYKKICSQLSQRLEEQVQAGKILESQERVCPKCKGISENSWVDPLSADADPRLAQALQRVRELELELAQTKLEHVEAECRNQDLIHQLNAVSSELQASKSSWLNKTLSSFKEAAKKEGASLPARRESKDGMVRDAA is encoded by the exons ATGGACCAGGACAGGTCGAGCGTCAAGTCGAACGACTCGGGGGGCGGATTTGAGTTCGTGCAGAGCTCGCGCGAGGACCAACCAGAGCTGAAGATTGCCAACAACGGAGACCTGGAGGAGCTCAAACTGAGCCTCAGCGAAGTGCTCAAGGAGGAGAGGACCATGGAGGAGCAGGGGAAGCGG GTTGGCGCTAGTAAATTCTACATTGCCTCTCCACAGGAAGGAAAGGAGTCGGACATCGTTTTCGAGACACCCACTTTTGATg GCCACGATGACGGCGCCGTTTTCAACCAAATCTCGTATCTGGGAGCCGCCAACATCAACGCGCCAAAAAGCGAGGCCGAAATCCACAGGAACATGGCCATTTTGAACCGTGAGCAGGGACAGGACCAGTGCATCAGGGTCAGCGTCAAAATTCCCAGTTGCTCGTCAG AAAATACAATGATATGTTATCGGTCAGCAGGAAGCGTGGTGCTAATCGACGCGGCGACAATGCAGATAATAACCTCGTATGAAGTGCAGCGCATTCTGTTCTACGCACACGGAATCGCCGACTCGGACGAGGCAGCGTGCTTCGCCTTCACTTGGTCCCACGGCAATTCGCAAGAGTCTGCCATCTTCCAGTGCCATGTTTTCAGATGCGACATTCCGGAAGCT GTGCGGCAAGTGTCTGCCTGCTTTGCAAAAGCATTCATGCGCTCGCCGCCGAAGCCTCAACCGTCCTTGATGTGTGATGAAAGCCAGGGTGATCTCAAGCCGTCGTCCCTGCAATCCCCTGTCTCCACAATGTCCGAATTGTTCATCTTTGAGCTCACCATGGATATCAAGGAGGAGGACTCAAAG GGAGGCTATTACGTGGTGCCGAAAGACCGGTCGCAGTTCAAGCTTCGCGCAAACACCGAGAAGCAGTTGTGTTTTAGCGTGCACCAAGTGTCGTCGGTGCACCAGCGCATCCTGCACATCGAAAGGTGTTTCGGGGTGCTCGTGTGTCCGGGACGGAACGTGCGGCACGCGGACATGCGCCTCCTGGAAATGTTGTCGATGGGCAACGACCCCGGGAGCAACAAGTACATCATCACGGGGCAGTGGGACTCGAGCGATCCCGCACTCGAATCGCTCAACCTGGTCGAAGAGCCGTCGTCCGCCAACAAAAGCTACGTCACCGTGGCCATCGACCTGGTGATCCGAGGCATCCAGGAGCCGGTGCGCCTGCAGCTCGAGACCAAAGTCAAGGTCTACCCGAAAAACGAGCGCTTTTGGAATCTGAGCAAACGCCAGCTGGTTcagcagttttatttgaatttgaaggaACTGGCCGCCTCCGACACGAACGAGCCGCAATTCGAAGTGATCTCGGTGGACACCTCTGGTGAAATAGACAGGACCAACAAAAGTTTGGGCATCACCTTGTCTGGACTGATGAGTTTGCAGCTTGTCGACCCGATTTTGTCGCCGAAAGAGGAAAAGGAGGACGACTTTCGGGACGACGAGTTGTCAGGTATCAAGGATT ATAACGACGAGCCGATGCTGAGTGGAACCGGCAACGTGTCAAAAGACTGCAGTGCGGCGCTTTTGGAGCAGTGGTCGGAAGCACTGACCAAGTGGACGCAGACTGGAACGAGGCCTAAGCAATTGACGCACCTGGTTTACCAGGGCATTCCGGACGCCCTTCGAGCCGAAATCTGGCAGAGGCTGGCCGGCCACAGCGAGGACGTCATGGACAAATACCGCGTGCTGATCACCAAGGAGAGCAGTTGCGAGTCGGTCATCCAGAGGGACATCAACCGCACCTTTCCGGCGCACGACTTTTTCAAGAAGGCCGGCGGACTCGGCCAAGACTCGCTTTTTAGACTTTCCAAG GCGTACGCTGTGTACGACGAAGAGGTGGGCTACTGCCAGGGTCTGAGCTTTCTGGCGGCGGCGCTGTTGCTGCACATGCCGGAGGAGCAGGCGTTCTGCGTGCTGGTGCAAATCATGTACCACTACAAGCTGCGCGACCTGTTCAAAGACGGATTCGAGAACCTGAACATGCGCCTGTACCAGCTGGGCCGGCTGCTAGAGGACCAGGTGCAGGACCTGTGGCAGCACTTTCAGGAAAAGGGGGTCGAGGAGCACATGTATGGCTCGCAGTGGTTTCTCACTCTCTTCACCGCTAAGTTTCCTCTCCACTTGGTCTTTCACATTCTCGACGTGTTCCTTCTCCTCGGAACCGACACTCTGTTTCTGGTTGCACTCGCTTTGCTCACG TCGAGCAAGAAAGACCTGCTGCAGCTGGACTTTGAAGGCGTGCTCAAGTACTTCAGGGTGAACCTGCCCAAGAAGTACCGCACCCCCAAAGCCTCTGCTCAGCTGATGAAAAAGGCGTGCAGTTTGAACGTGAAGAAACTGCACAAGTACGAGAAGGAGTACCTGACCCTGAAGAACGCGCAGGACAAAGCCGACCTGTACGGCAACGAGTTCGAGCGGCTCAAGAACGAGCTGCAATTCTCCGAGGAGGACAGGGAGCGTCTCAGGACCGAGGTCACGCAGGTCAAAGAGATGATCCAAAGGGAGGTGCAACGAGCCAACGACGAGAGGCAGAGAAACGAGGTCATCATCTCCGATTACAAAAAGATCTGCTCGCAACTCAGTCAGCGGCTCGAGGAGCAAGTGCAAGCTGGCAAGATTCTGGAATCTCAG GAGAGGGTTTGCCCAAAATGCAAAGGAATCTCGGAAAACTCGTGGGTGGACCCGCTGAGTGCAGACGCCGATCCCAGACTGGCACAAGCGCTGCAGAGGGTGCGAGAGCTCGAGCTGGAACTCGCACAGACTAAACTGGAGCATGTGGAGGCGGAGTGCAGGAATCAG GACCTAATCCACCAGCTGAATGCAGTCAGCTCAGAGCTGCAGGCCAGCAAAAGCTCGTGGCTCAACAAGACGCTGTCGTCGTTCAAGGAGGCGGCAAAGAAAGAGGGAGCTAGCCTACCTGCGAGGAGGGAGTCGAAAGACGGCATGGTCAGAGACGCCGCCTAA
- the GAPcenA gene encoding rab GTPase-activating protein 1-like isoform X2, translating to MDQDRSSVKSNDSGGGFEFVQSSREDQPELKIANNGDLEELKLSLSEVLKEERTMEEQGKRVGASKFYIASPQEGKESDIVFETPTFDGHDDGAVFNQISYLGAANINAPKSEAEIHRNMAILNREQGQDQCIRVSVKIPSCSSENTMICYRSAGSVVLIDAATMQIITSYEVQRILFYAHGIADSDEAACFAFTWSHGNSQESAIFQCHVFRCDIPEAVRQVSACFAKAFMRSPPKPQPSLMCDESQGDLKPSSLQSPVSTMSELFIFELTMDIKEEDSKGGYYVVPKDRSQFKLRANTEKQLCFSVHQVSSVHQRILHIERCFGVLVCPGRNVRHADMRLLEMLSMGNDPGSNKYIITGQWDSSDPALESLNLVEEPSSANKSYVTVAIDLVIRGIQEPVRLQLETKVKVYPKNERFWNLSKRQLVQQFYLNLKELAASDTNEPQFEVISVDTSGEIDRTNKSLGITLSGLMSLQLVDPILSPKEEKEDDFRDDELSDNDEPMLSGTGNVSKDCSAALLEQWSEALTKWTQTGTRPKQLTHLVYQGIPDALRAEIWQRLAGHSEDVMDKYRVLITKESSCESVIQRDINRTFPAHDFFKKAGGLGQDSLFRLSKAYAVYDEEVGYCQGLSFLAAALLLHMPEEQAFCVLVQIMYHYKLRDLFKDGFENLNMRLYQLGRLLEDQVQDLWQHFQEKGVEEHMYGSQWFLTLFTAKFPLHLVFHILDVFLLLGTDTLFLVALALLTSSKKDLLQLDFEGVLKYFRVNLPKKYRTPKASAQLMKKACSLNVKKLHKYEKEYLTLKNAQDKADLYGNEFERLKNELQFSEEDRERLRTEVTQVKEMIQREVQRANDERQRNEVIISDYKKICSQLSQRLEEQVQAGKILESQERVCPKCKGISENSWVDPLSADADPRLAQALQRVRELELELAQTKLEHVEAECRNQDLIHQLNAVSSELQASKSSWLNKTLSSFKEAAKKEGASLPARRESKDGMVRDAA from the exons ATGGACCAGGACAGGTCGAGCGTCAAGTCGAACGACTCGGGGGGCGGATTTGAGTTCGTGCAGAGCTCGCGCGAGGACCAACCAGAGCTGAAGATTGCCAACAACGGAGACCTGGAGGAGCTCAAACTGAGCCTCAGCGAAGTGCTCAAGGAGGAGAGGACCATGGAGGAGCAGGGGAAGCGG GTTGGCGCTAGTAAATTCTACATTGCCTCTCCACAGGAAGGAAAGGAGTCGGACATCGTTTTCGAGACACCCACTTTTGATg GCCACGATGACGGCGCCGTTTTCAACCAAATCTCGTATCTGGGAGCCGCCAACATCAACGCGCCAAAAAGCGAGGCCGAAATCCACAGGAACATGGCCATTTTGAACCGTGAGCAGGGACAGGACCAGTGCATCAGGGTCAGCGTCAAAATTCCCAGTTGCTCGTCAG AAAATACAATGATATGTTATCGGTCAGCAGGAAGCGTGGTGCTAATCGACGCGGCGACAATGCAGATAATAACCTCGTATGAAGTGCAGCGCATTCTGTTCTACGCACACGGAATCGCCGACTCGGACGAGGCAGCGTGCTTCGCCTTCACTTGGTCCCACGGCAATTCGCAAGAGTCTGCCATCTTCCAGTGCCATGTTTTCAGATGCGACATTCCGGAAGCT GTGCGGCAAGTGTCTGCCTGCTTTGCAAAAGCATTCATGCGCTCGCCGCCGAAGCCTCAACCGTCCTTGATGTGTGATGAAAGCCAGGGTGATCTCAAGCCGTCGTCCCTGCAATCCCCTGTCTCCACAATGTCCGAATTGTTCATCTTTGAGCTCACCATGGATATCAAGGAGGAGGACTCAAAG GGAGGCTATTACGTGGTGCCGAAAGACCGGTCGCAGTTCAAGCTTCGCGCAAACACCGAGAAGCAGTTGTGTTTTAGCGTGCACCAAGTGTCGTCGGTGCACCAGCGCATCCTGCACATCGAAAGGTGTTTCGGGGTGCTCGTGTGTCCGGGACGGAACGTGCGGCACGCGGACATGCGCCTCCTGGAAATGTTGTCGATGGGCAACGACCCCGGGAGCAACAAGTACATCATCACGGGGCAGTGGGACTCGAGCGATCCCGCACTCGAATCGCTCAACCTGGTCGAAGAGCCGTCGTCCGCCAACAAAAGCTACGTCACCGTGGCCATCGACCTGGTGATCCGAGGCATCCAGGAGCCGGTGCGCCTGCAGCTCGAGACCAAAGTCAAGGTCTACCCGAAAAACGAGCGCTTTTGGAATCTGAGCAAACGCCAGCTGGTTcagcagttttatttgaatttgaaggaACTGGCCGCCTCCGACACGAACGAGCCGCAATTCGAAGTGATCTCGGTGGACACCTCTGGTGAAATAGACAGGACCAACAAAAGTTTGGGCATCACCTTGTCTGGACTGATGAGTTTGCAGCTTGTCGACCCGATTTTGTCGCCGAAAGAGGAAAAGGAGGACGACTTTCGGGACGACGAGTTGTCAG ATAACGACGAGCCGATGCTGAGTGGAACCGGCAACGTGTCAAAAGACTGCAGTGCGGCGCTTTTGGAGCAGTGGTCGGAAGCACTGACCAAGTGGACGCAGACTGGAACGAGGCCTAAGCAATTGACGCACCTGGTTTACCAGGGCATTCCGGACGCCCTTCGAGCCGAAATCTGGCAGAGGCTGGCCGGCCACAGCGAGGACGTCATGGACAAATACCGCGTGCTGATCACCAAGGAGAGCAGTTGCGAGTCGGTCATCCAGAGGGACATCAACCGCACCTTTCCGGCGCACGACTTTTTCAAGAAGGCCGGCGGACTCGGCCAAGACTCGCTTTTTAGACTTTCCAAG GCGTACGCTGTGTACGACGAAGAGGTGGGCTACTGCCAGGGTCTGAGCTTTCTGGCGGCGGCGCTGTTGCTGCACATGCCGGAGGAGCAGGCGTTCTGCGTGCTGGTGCAAATCATGTACCACTACAAGCTGCGCGACCTGTTCAAAGACGGATTCGAGAACCTGAACATGCGCCTGTACCAGCTGGGCCGGCTGCTAGAGGACCAGGTGCAGGACCTGTGGCAGCACTTTCAGGAAAAGGGGGTCGAGGAGCACATGTATGGCTCGCAGTGGTTTCTCACTCTCTTCACCGCTAAGTTTCCTCTCCACTTGGTCTTTCACATTCTCGACGTGTTCCTTCTCCTCGGAACCGACACTCTGTTTCTGGTTGCACTCGCTTTGCTCACG TCGAGCAAGAAAGACCTGCTGCAGCTGGACTTTGAAGGCGTGCTCAAGTACTTCAGGGTGAACCTGCCCAAGAAGTACCGCACCCCCAAAGCCTCTGCTCAGCTGATGAAAAAGGCGTGCAGTTTGAACGTGAAGAAACTGCACAAGTACGAGAAGGAGTACCTGACCCTGAAGAACGCGCAGGACAAAGCCGACCTGTACGGCAACGAGTTCGAGCGGCTCAAGAACGAGCTGCAATTCTCCGAGGAGGACAGGGAGCGTCTCAGGACCGAGGTCACGCAGGTCAAAGAGATGATCCAAAGGGAGGTGCAACGAGCCAACGACGAGAGGCAGAGAAACGAGGTCATCATCTCCGATTACAAAAAGATCTGCTCGCAACTCAGTCAGCGGCTCGAGGAGCAAGTGCAAGCTGGCAAGATTCTGGAATCTCAG GAGAGGGTTTGCCCAAAATGCAAAGGAATCTCGGAAAACTCGTGGGTGGACCCGCTGAGTGCAGACGCCGATCCCAGACTGGCACAAGCGCTGCAGAGGGTGCGAGAGCTCGAGCTGGAACTCGCACAGACTAAACTGGAGCATGTGGAGGCGGAGTGCAGGAATCAG GACCTAATCCACCAGCTGAATGCAGTCAGCTCAGAGCTGCAGGCCAGCAAAAGCTCGTGGCTCAACAAGACGCTGTCGTCGTTCAAGGAGGCGGCAAAGAAAGAGGGAGCTAGCCTACCTGCGAGGAGGGAGTCGAAAGACGGCATGGTCAGAGACGCCGCCTAA
- the GAPcenA gene encoding rab GTPase-activating protein 1-like isoform X3 encodes MDQDRSSVKSNDSGGGFEFVQSSREDQPELKIANNGDLEELKLSLSEVLKEERTMEEQGKRVGASKFYIASPQEGKESDIVFETPTFDGHDDGAVFNQISYLGAANINAPKSEAEIHRNMAILNREQGQDQCIRVSVKIPSCSSAGSVVLIDAATMQIITSYEVQRILFYAHGIADSDEAACFAFTWSHGNSQESAIFQCHVFRCDIPEAVRQVSACFAKAFMRSPPKPQPSLMCDESQGDLKPSSLQSPVSTMSELFIFELTMDIKEEDSKGGYYVVPKDRSQFKLRANTEKQLCFSVHQVSSVHQRILHIERCFGVLVCPGRNVRHADMRLLEMLSMGNDPGSNKYIITGQWDSSDPALESLNLVEEPSSANKSYVTVAIDLVIRGIQEPVRLQLETKVKVYPKNERFWNLSKRQLVQQFYLNLKELAASDTNEPQFEVISVDTSGEIDRTNKSLGITLSGLMSLQLVDPILSPKEEKEDDFRDDELSGIKDYNDEPMLSGTGNVSKDCSAALLEQWSEALTKWTQTGTRPKQLTHLVYQGIPDALRAEIWQRLAGHSEDVMDKYRVLITKESSCESVIQRDINRTFPAHDFFKKAGGLGQDSLFRLSKAYAVYDEEVGYCQGLSFLAAALLLHMPEEQAFCVLVQIMYHYKLRDLFKDGFENLNMRLYQLGRLLEDQVQDLWQHFQEKGVEEHMYGSQWFLTLFTAKFPLHLVFHILDVFLLLGTDTLFLVALALLTSSKKDLLQLDFEGVLKYFRVNLPKKYRTPKASAQLMKKACSLNVKKLHKYEKEYLTLKNAQDKADLYGNEFERLKNELQFSEEDRERLRTEVTQVKEMIQREVQRANDERQRNEVIISDYKKICSQLSQRLEEQVQAGKILESQERVCPKCKGISENSWVDPLSADADPRLAQALQRVRELELELAQTKLEHVEAECRNQDLIHQLNAVSSELQASKSSWLNKTLSSFKEAAKKEGASLPARRESKDGMVRDAA; translated from the exons ATGGACCAGGACAGGTCGAGCGTCAAGTCGAACGACTCGGGGGGCGGATTTGAGTTCGTGCAGAGCTCGCGCGAGGACCAACCAGAGCTGAAGATTGCCAACAACGGAGACCTGGAGGAGCTCAAACTGAGCCTCAGCGAAGTGCTCAAGGAGGAGAGGACCATGGAGGAGCAGGGGAAGCGG GTTGGCGCTAGTAAATTCTACATTGCCTCTCCACAGGAAGGAAAGGAGTCGGACATCGTTTTCGAGACACCCACTTTTGATg GCCACGATGACGGCGCCGTTTTCAACCAAATCTCGTATCTGGGAGCCGCCAACATCAACGCGCCAAAAAGCGAGGCCGAAATCCACAGGAACATGGCCATTTTGAACCGTGAGCAGGGACAGGACCAGTGCATCAGGGTCAGCGTCAAAATTCCCAGTTGCTCGTCAG CAGGAAGCGTGGTGCTAATCGACGCGGCGACAATGCAGATAATAACCTCGTATGAAGTGCAGCGCATTCTGTTCTACGCACACGGAATCGCCGACTCGGACGAGGCAGCGTGCTTCGCCTTCACTTGGTCCCACGGCAATTCGCAAGAGTCTGCCATCTTCCAGTGCCATGTTTTCAGATGCGACATTCCGGAAGCT GTGCGGCAAGTGTCTGCCTGCTTTGCAAAAGCATTCATGCGCTCGCCGCCGAAGCCTCAACCGTCCTTGATGTGTGATGAAAGCCAGGGTGATCTCAAGCCGTCGTCCCTGCAATCCCCTGTCTCCACAATGTCCGAATTGTTCATCTTTGAGCTCACCATGGATATCAAGGAGGAGGACTCAAAG GGAGGCTATTACGTGGTGCCGAAAGACCGGTCGCAGTTCAAGCTTCGCGCAAACACCGAGAAGCAGTTGTGTTTTAGCGTGCACCAAGTGTCGTCGGTGCACCAGCGCATCCTGCACATCGAAAGGTGTTTCGGGGTGCTCGTGTGTCCGGGACGGAACGTGCGGCACGCGGACATGCGCCTCCTGGAAATGTTGTCGATGGGCAACGACCCCGGGAGCAACAAGTACATCATCACGGGGCAGTGGGACTCGAGCGATCCCGCACTCGAATCGCTCAACCTGGTCGAAGAGCCGTCGTCCGCCAACAAAAGCTACGTCACCGTGGCCATCGACCTGGTGATCCGAGGCATCCAGGAGCCGGTGCGCCTGCAGCTCGAGACCAAAGTCAAGGTCTACCCGAAAAACGAGCGCTTTTGGAATCTGAGCAAACGCCAGCTGGTTcagcagttttatttgaatttgaaggaACTGGCCGCCTCCGACACGAACGAGCCGCAATTCGAAGTGATCTCGGTGGACACCTCTGGTGAAATAGACAGGACCAACAAAAGTTTGGGCATCACCTTGTCTGGACTGATGAGTTTGCAGCTTGTCGACCCGATTTTGTCGCCGAAAGAGGAAAAGGAGGACGACTTTCGGGACGACGAGTTGTCAGGTATCAAGGATT ATAACGACGAGCCGATGCTGAGTGGAACCGGCAACGTGTCAAAAGACTGCAGTGCGGCGCTTTTGGAGCAGTGGTCGGAAGCACTGACCAAGTGGACGCAGACTGGAACGAGGCCTAAGCAATTGACGCACCTGGTTTACCAGGGCATTCCGGACGCCCTTCGAGCCGAAATCTGGCAGAGGCTGGCCGGCCACAGCGAGGACGTCATGGACAAATACCGCGTGCTGATCACCAAGGAGAGCAGTTGCGAGTCGGTCATCCAGAGGGACATCAACCGCACCTTTCCGGCGCACGACTTTTTCAAGAAGGCCGGCGGACTCGGCCAAGACTCGCTTTTTAGACTTTCCAAG GCGTACGCTGTGTACGACGAAGAGGTGGGCTACTGCCAGGGTCTGAGCTTTCTGGCGGCGGCGCTGTTGCTGCACATGCCGGAGGAGCAGGCGTTCTGCGTGCTGGTGCAAATCATGTACCACTACAAGCTGCGCGACCTGTTCAAAGACGGATTCGAGAACCTGAACATGCGCCTGTACCAGCTGGGCCGGCTGCTAGAGGACCAGGTGCAGGACCTGTGGCAGCACTTTCAGGAAAAGGGGGTCGAGGAGCACATGTATGGCTCGCAGTGGTTTCTCACTCTCTTCACCGCTAAGTTTCCTCTCCACTTGGTCTTTCACATTCTCGACGTGTTCCTTCTCCTCGGAACCGACACTCTGTTTCTGGTTGCACTCGCTTTGCTCACG TCGAGCAAGAAAGACCTGCTGCAGCTGGACTTTGAAGGCGTGCTCAAGTACTTCAGGGTGAACCTGCCCAAGAAGTACCGCACCCCCAAAGCCTCTGCTCAGCTGATGAAAAAGGCGTGCAGTTTGAACGTGAAGAAACTGCACAAGTACGAGAAGGAGTACCTGACCCTGAAGAACGCGCAGGACAAAGCCGACCTGTACGGCAACGAGTTCGAGCGGCTCAAGAACGAGCTGCAATTCTCCGAGGAGGACAGGGAGCGTCTCAGGACCGAGGTCACGCAGGTCAAAGAGATGATCCAAAGGGAGGTGCAACGAGCCAACGACGAGAGGCAGAGAAACGAGGTCATCATCTCCGATTACAAAAAGATCTGCTCGCAACTCAGTCAGCGGCTCGAGGAGCAAGTGCAAGCTGGCAAGATTCTGGAATCTCAG GAGAGGGTTTGCCCAAAATGCAAAGGAATCTCGGAAAACTCGTGGGTGGACCCGCTGAGTGCAGACGCCGATCCCAGACTGGCACAAGCGCTGCAGAGGGTGCGAGAGCTCGAGCTGGAACTCGCACAGACTAAACTGGAGCATGTGGAGGCGGAGTGCAGGAATCAG GACCTAATCCACCAGCTGAATGCAGTCAGCTCAGAGCTGCAGGCCAGCAAAAGCTCGTGGCTCAACAAGACGCTGTCGTCGTTCAAGGAGGCGGCAAAGAAAGAGGGAGCTAGCCTACCTGCGAGGAGGGAGTCGAAAGACGGCATGGTCAGAGACGCCGCCTAA